The proteins below are encoded in one region of Legionella antarctica:
- the yjgA gene encoding ribosome biogenesis factor YjgA: MEEPVSKSQKKREADSLQKIGVAFIELSLTKLDSLPLTDNLRKAIIDAKSIKSHGAKRRQAQLIGKLMRAADYEAILTAYEQILEEDSAVTANFHEVELWRDRLIEDGKDALTEFINIYQPEDVQQLRQLIKKAVEDRLKEKNSGAAKVLFRYLRSSIK, encoded by the coding sequence ATGGAAGAACCAGTCAGTAAATCACAGAAGAAAAGAGAGGCCGATTCGTTGCAGAAAATTGGCGTGGCATTTATTGAACTCAGTTTGACCAAACTGGACTCTCTGCCGCTTACTGATAATTTGCGTAAAGCGATTATCGATGCCAAATCAATTAAAAGTCATGGAGCAAAGAGACGTCAGGCTCAATTAATTGGAAAGCTGATGCGGGCTGCTGATTATGAGGCAATTCTTACCGCTTATGAACAAATCCTGGAAGAAGATAGTGCTGTCACAGCAAACTTTCATGAGGTAGAACTCTGGCGTGACAGGCTAATAGAAGATGGTAAAGATGCCCTGACCGAGTTTATTAATATTTACCAACCAGAAGACGTACAGCAATTAAGACAGTTGATTAAAAAAGCAGTGGAAGATCGGCTAAAGGAAAAAAATTCAGGTGCTGCCAAGGTGCTTTTTCGTTATTTAAGGTCCTCTATAAAATGA
- a CDS encoding SGNH/GDSL hydrolase family protein translates to MKKLICMVLGLLFSAFCFAADKRFDTMVIFGDSLSDTGNLYRYMWYKFPVSPPYFQGRFSNGILWVEQLYNSYYPQEYSEGFQNYAVGGAGAVLSYKQSLPFTLAIELNDYLYWNTYGKKESSLYMIWIGANNYLNGPTNIDDITDSVVDAIEVTIERLISYGGNKFFIPNIPDLGRLPQAADTHLQTLLTELTIVHNRKLAAKVDALKLKHTDATFVYFDLYSFFNGAIDHAQDYGFSNVVDPCYMGSYSGWLLHYRPDDQSLFGFLKEQDPRFDSAHWEMIKNNPELREAASASYLYQLAPFKNKAEPLNCDGYVFWDHVHPTDKVHYYIAQQAREALDAVGLEAFISNT, encoded by the coding sequence ATGAAAAAATTAATATGTATGGTTTTAGGATTACTCTTTTCAGCTTTTTGTTTCGCAGCAGACAAGCGTTTTGATACCATGGTTATTTTTGGAGACAGTCTGTCTGATACCGGGAATTTATACCGTTATATGTGGTATAAATTCCCGGTCTCTCCACCCTATTTTCAAGGCCGTTTTTCAAATGGGATTCTATGGGTCGAGCAACTTTATAATTCTTATTATCCTCAAGAGTATTCAGAAGGGTTCCAAAATTATGCTGTAGGAGGTGCTGGCGCTGTTTTATCTTATAAACAGAGTCTGCCCTTTACTCTCGCGATTGAATTAAATGATTATCTTTACTGGAATACTTATGGCAAGAAGGAGTCCAGTTTATATATGATTTGGATAGGGGCTAATAATTACTTGAATGGCCCAACGAATATAGATGATATTACCGACTCCGTAGTTGATGCGATTGAGGTTACAATAGAACGTCTTATCAGTTATGGCGGAAATAAATTTTTTATACCCAATATACCGGATCTCGGGCGGCTGCCTCAGGCCGCAGACACCCATCTTCAGACGCTGCTTACTGAGCTGACAATAGTCCACAATCGTAAATTAGCCGCTAAAGTTGATGCATTGAAATTAAAACATACAGATGCAACCTTTGTTTATTTTGATCTTTATTCCTTTTTTAATGGTGCAATAGATCATGCGCAGGATTATGGTTTTTCAAACGTGGTCGATCCTTGTTATATGGGAAGTTACTCTGGTTGGTTGCTTCATTATCGACCTGATGATCAATCTTTATTTGGTTTTCTAAAAGAGCAAGATCCCAGATTTGATTCAGCACACTGGGAGATGATTAAAAATAATCCGGAGTTAAGAGAAGCTGCGTCTGCCAGTTATCTATATCAATTAGCACCCTTTAAAAATAAGGCGGAGCCGCTTAATTGTGATGGTTATGTATTTTGGGATCATGTTCATCCTACGGATAAGGTCCATTATTATATTGCACAACAGGCACGTGAGGCACTCGATGCGGTTGGTTTGGAAGCCTTTATCTCTAATACATAG
- a CDS encoding sulfite exporter TauE/SafE family protein, whose protein sequence is MTILLITLGIIILSLFCVVVMILKLCRQSSDPLTSSQCIKLIASGIIAFIADTLGVGSFAVNVALAKLLGTFRDDELPAVNNGAQVIPGTIESLFFMHLVDVDLTTLLTLVAGACVGGLLGGFVVSQLSKQAIRLAMICSFALIIVLLISHQFRLLPVGGDLMELHSWKLVIGFFALVICGALTSVGVGLFVMVQGVLFLMNVSPVVAFPIMTTAGAMQQPLTTLVFLQQNKIPLKKTLILSLSGCLGVLITIPVFTQLTITWLHLLLLFILIYNLLAIGHTYLKSKPMKEPVRRSGGLAAAE, encoded by the coding sequence ATGACCATTCTTTTAATTACTCTTGGCATCATAATATTGAGTTTATTCTGTGTTGTTGTGATGATTTTAAAACTTTGTCGTCAGTCTTCTGATCCGCTAACTTCTAGCCAATGTATTAAATTAATAGCTAGCGGAATCATTGCTTTTATTGCCGATACGTTAGGGGTTGGCAGCTTCGCTGTCAATGTGGCTTTAGCCAAATTGTTGGGTACTTTTCGTGATGATGAACTGCCCGCGGTAAATAATGGGGCACAAGTAATACCAGGCACTATAGAGTCTTTATTTTTTATGCATTTGGTTGATGTCGATTTAACGACCCTTTTAACCCTGGTTGCTGGAGCTTGTGTTGGTGGTTTGTTGGGTGGATTTGTAGTAAGCCAGCTCAGTAAACAAGCAATTCGCCTGGCGATGATCTGTTCCTTTGCATTAATTATTGTTCTTTTAATATCGCATCAATTTCGTTTATTACCCGTAGGTGGTGATTTAATGGAGCTTCATTCATGGAAGTTAGTCATTGGGTTTTTTGCGCTAGTAATTTGTGGGGCGTTGACCTCTGTCGGTGTGGGATTGTTTGTGATGGTTCAAGGAGTGTTATTTTTGATGAATGTTTCGCCTGTAGTAGCTTTTCCCATCATGACTACTGCCGGAGCAATGCAACAACCTCTAACTACTTTGGTATTTTTACAGCAGAATAAAATTCCTTTAAAGAAAACACTGATCTTAAGTCTTTCAGGCTGCTTGGGCGTGCTGATTACCATTCCTGTTTTTACCCAGCTAACCATTACTTGGTTACATTTACTTTTATTATTTATATTAATTTATAATTTACTTGCTATTGGTCATACGTATCTAAAATCAAAGCCGATGAAAGAGCCTGTTCGGAGGTCTGGTGGGCTTGCCGCGGCTGAATAA
- a CDS encoding M4 family metallopeptidase, translating into MLKKSIFFSLVFSSPILLAAHAVDLYQAPLDSLNQFHLGQAPKKTARAIGSSAAENNSLQQVNQTQQDNKTIIRYQQLYKGIPVVGAQIMITKRVNQGINAQSNVLVNGHLLDDVQINTQPALNDQQAIDLAKKTYFSVNPAAETLQEKSQLQIRPDQDEELRLVYLISFKSVQGNNKPVWPFFVIDAQTGVVVQQWNNIKTYLDHGPGGNEKVHQYWYGKDGLPALDVTQKGSQCVMDNPKVKLVNVESSWDWSNLKVKPFQYPCNKNVAENINGAFSPSNDAYYFGHTIVDMYRDWYGLNALQQANGSPMKLVMRVHFGQSYDNAFWDGQSMSFGDGDEFYPLVSLDVTGHEVTHGFTEQHSGLEYHDQSGALNESMSDMAGQASRAFLLAKTPLLYGKAYLQPDEVTWGIGETIVRDSFGKALRFMDFPSSDGSSADCLDKQLARSNGGYCAISYDELVDFANSKIADPQDRQSFIVHTASGVFNKAFYLLSKSISIKTAYHVMIIANTRYWTPGTDFKSGACGVIYAAKDLSIDSNLVKNVFDQVGVDTSGCSV; encoded by the coding sequence GTGTTAAAAAAAAGCATATTCTTCTCTCTGGTTTTTAGTTCACCCATCCTTTTAGCTGCCCATGCAGTTGACTTATATCAAGCCCCTTTAGACAGTCTAAATCAATTTCATTTAGGACAGGCCCCAAAAAAAACGGCACGTGCAATAGGTTCTTCTGCAGCAGAAAATAACTCCTTACAACAAGTGAATCAAACCCAACAAGATAATAAGACCATTATTCGTTATCAACAGCTATACAAAGGCATTCCGGTAGTCGGTGCGCAAATTATGATTACCAAAAGAGTAAATCAAGGCATCAATGCTCAAAGTAATGTTCTGGTAAATGGACATTTATTGGATGATGTTCAAATTAATACCCAGCCAGCACTTAACGACCAACAAGCTATTGATTTAGCCAAAAAAACCTATTTTAGTGTCAATCCTGCGGCAGAAACCCTGCAAGAGAAAAGTCAATTACAAATTCGACCCGATCAGGATGAGGAATTAAGACTGGTCTATTTGATATCATTTAAAAGCGTACAAGGGAACAATAAACCTGTATGGCCTTTCTTTGTTATTGATGCCCAAACAGGTGTTGTAGTGCAACAATGGAATAACATTAAAACTTATTTGGATCATGGTCCTGGTGGTAATGAAAAAGTGCACCAATACTGGTATGGTAAAGACGGACTGCCTGCTCTTGATGTGACTCAAAAGGGCAGTCAATGTGTGATGGATAATCCAAAAGTAAAGTTGGTTAATGTTGAATCAAGTTGGGATTGGAGCAATCTTAAGGTTAAACCTTTCCAATACCCATGTAATAAAAACGTTGCAGAAAATATCAATGGTGCGTTCTCTCCGAGCAACGATGCCTATTATTTTGGCCATACTATTGTTGACATGTATCGAGACTGGTATGGGTTAAATGCATTACAACAGGCTAATGGCTCACCCATGAAATTGGTGATGCGTGTTCATTTTGGCCAAAGTTATGACAATGCCTTCTGGGATGGACAGTCCATGTCTTTTGGTGATGGCGACGAGTTTTATCCTTTAGTCTCTCTGGATGTAACGGGGCACGAGGTTACCCATGGATTTACCGAACAGCACTCGGGTCTCGAATATCATGATCAATCTGGCGCCCTTAACGAGTCGATGTCCGACATGGCAGGCCAGGCCTCTCGAGCCTTCCTTCTAGCAAAAACTCCTCTACTCTATGGTAAAGCGTATCTCCAACCTGATGAGGTTACCTGGGGTATCGGTGAAACTATTGTTCGTGATTCATTTGGTAAAGCCTTGCGGTTTATGGATTTTCCTTCATCTGATGGGAGCTCAGCAGACTGTCTGGATAAACAATTAGCCCGGAGTAATGGTGGTTACTGTGCTATTAGCTATGATGAATTAGTGGATTTCGCCAATTCAAAGATCGCAGATCCACAAGATAGGCAAAGCTTTATAGTGCATACTGCTAGTGGTGTATTTAATAAAGCATTTTATTTGCTGTCTAAAAGCATCAGTATTAAAACGGCTTACCATGTAATGATCATTGCGAATACTAGATACTGGACTCCAGGTACAGATTTTAAATCAGGTGCATGTGGGGTTATTTACGCCGCTAAAGACTTATCTATAGATAGCAATCTGGTCAAAAATGTTTTTGACCAAGTGGGTGTTGACACCTCAGGCTGTTCTGTCTGA
- a CDS encoding S28 family serine protease — protein MMTFTRKIISLGFALLTTLSTAFSGPVALYMQRQQEQAQPLFAAKTIHQFQFTQRTDHHSPLTETFAQRYYIDETFSKAKDDPVFFYICGESSCSKRALNGSIRTYAKKYHAKLVALEHRYYGESIPLESFSTQNLKYLTTEQALDDLAYFQRQLTKAQNWTGKWIAFGGSYPGSLSAYYRMKFPYLVAGSLASSAPVMAKEDFFEYDTHVTEVAGPQCAKHIRQVIDAVEATLNDQIKLNQMKTLFEASAVHDTVDFLYLIADTGAAAIQYGMRDSFCASLSSSPTPLEGYAQFAKDLYQSMGVTALELTAQGAMSEETADYKKIGMRQWYYQSCTEYGYWQNANPDSSQSTRSSLINLAYHRQVCQRLFGMNEPANTAYLNETFYYPLMNELVSNILFTNGENDPWSLLSLAEKNGNAGNTKLDYYLIERAAHCDDLRSPAGSDSKSLRTARKKMESLIGVWLNSQAAAGEPSFSPDVT, from the coding sequence ATGATGACGTTTACCAGAAAAATAATATCGCTTGGTTTTGCTTTGCTAACCACTCTTTCGACCGCTTTTTCAGGTCCTGTGGCTCTTTACATGCAAAGACAACAGGAGCAAGCACAACCGTTATTTGCCGCCAAAACCATCCACCAGTTTCAATTTACTCAGAGAACAGATCATCATAGCCCCTTGACAGAAACTTTCGCCCAACGTTACTACATTGATGAGACCTTCAGCAAAGCTAAAGATGACCCCGTGTTTTTTTATATCTGCGGTGAATCAAGCTGCTCCAAAAGAGCCCTTAACGGATCTATCAGGACTTATGCAAAAAAATACCATGCCAAACTGGTTGCTCTGGAGCATCGATATTATGGTGAAAGTATCCCTTTGGAATCTTTTTCCACTCAGAACTTAAAATATTTAACAACGGAACAGGCACTTGATGACTTGGCTTATTTCCAGCGTCAGCTTACTAAGGCTCAGAACTGGACAGGTAAATGGATAGCTTTTGGTGGCTCTTATCCCGGCTCTTTATCAGCTTATTATCGCATGAAATTTCCCTATTTAGTGGCAGGTTCATTAGCCTCTTCCGCGCCCGTTATGGCTAAAGAAGATTTTTTTGAATATGATACTCATGTCACAGAGGTTGCTGGCCCTCAATGTGCCAAACACATACGTCAAGTAATTGATGCAGTAGAAGCAACCCTCAATGATCAGATAAAATTAAACCAAATGAAGACTTTATTCGAAGCATCTGCCGTTCACGATACGGTAGATTTCTTATATCTTATTGCGGATACGGGTGCTGCAGCTATTCAGTATGGGATGAGGGACTCCTTTTGTGCCTCTTTGTCCTCTAGCCCAACCCCTCTTGAGGGATATGCTCAATTTGCCAAGGATTTATATCAATCAATGGGAGTAACTGCTTTAGAACTAACCGCTCAAGGAGCCATGAGTGAAGAGACTGCTGATTATAAAAAAATAGGCATGAGACAATGGTATTATCAATCATGCACTGAATACGGTTATTGGCAAAATGCTAATCCCGATAGTTCTCAATCGACACGCTCTTCTCTAATTAATCTGGCCTATCATCGTCAGGTATGCCAGCGTTTATTTGGTATGAATGAACCGGCAAATACCGCCTACCTAAATGAGACCTTTTATTATCCCTTAATGAATGAATTGGTTTCCAATATTCTGTTCACTAATGGCGAAAACGATCCCTGGTCTCTCTTGTCTCTTGCGGAAAAAAATGGGAACGCAGGTAACACCAAACTCGATTATTACCTGATTGAACGAGCAGCTCATTGTGATGACTTGCGTAGTCCTGCAGGTTCAGACTCTAAATCATTGCGTACAGCCCGAAAAAAGATGGAGTCGTTAATCGGAGTATGGCTTAATTCGCAAGCGGCAGCAGGAGAGCCGTCGTTCTCTCCTGACGTCACGTAA
- a CDS encoding pirin family protein codes for MKAIEVGQLIDGRLMREGAGVKLNRYIGADRTNEFEPILLFDYFDSSDSLDYIGGFPPHPHRGFETVTYLLHGALTHEDNQGHKGVLRSGDVQWMTAGKGIIHSEMPSASSGRLQGLQLWLNLPAAKKMVEPRYQELLSSHLPLETKECGAVIKVIAGRTDQGTRSPITGIATKPLFLDIRLPAGTSVQQHILRDYQAILFVVSGEVGVGQQKIKQEVLAGLTAGDLLTLKSEQDSHCLLIAAAKLHEPITRYGPFVMNTQTEVMQALDDFRNGRF; via the coding sequence ATGAAAGCAATTGAGGTTGGACAATTAATTGATGGCAGGTTAATGCGTGAAGGTGCAGGGGTTAAATTAAATCGTTATATTGGTGCTGACAGAACCAATGAATTCGAACCGATTTTACTCTTCGATTATTTCGACAGCAGTGACTCACTAGATTACATAGGTGGTTTCCCTCCTCATCCACATCGTGGTTTTGAGACAGTGACCTATCTGCTGCATGGTGCTCTTACTCATGAAGACAATCAAGGTCATAAAGGTGTCCTCCGAAGTGGGGATGTGCAATGGATGACCGCTGGAAAAGGAATTATCCATTCCGAAATGCCCTCTGCATCCAGTGGTCGGTTGCAGGGGCTTCAGCTGTGGTTGAATTTACCTGCTGCAAAAAAAATGGTTGAGCCGCGCTATCAGGAACTGCTAAGTTCGCACTTGCCCCTTGAGACTAAAGAGTGCGGAGCTGTAATTAAAGTAATTGCAGGCAGAACGGATCAAGGGACGAGATCGCCCATAACGGGTATTGCTACTAAACCTTTATTTTTGGACATTCGCTTGCCGGCAGGCACCTCTGTTCAACAGCACATCCTTAGGGATTACCAAGCAATATTATTTGTTGTTTCTGGGGAAGTAGGGGTTGGTCAACAAAAAATTAAGCAAGAAGTATTGGCAGGGCTTACCGCAGGTGATCTACTCACCCTAAAGAGCGAGCAGGATAGTCACTGTTTATTAATTGCCGCTGCAAAACTGCATGAACCAATTACCCGTTATGGTCCTTTTGTAATGAATACTCAAACAGAGGTAATGCAAGCTTTGGACGATTTTCGTAATGGTCGCTTTTAG
- a CDS encoding TlpA disulfide reductase family protein, producing MRMIRKFLLSTLIFMASSSFSLTNVLFEDTHGQITPFSSLKGKWVFINYWAGWCQTCVDEIPEFNRFYQSHKKKQVALFAVNFDALSLREQKNLIKRHKINYPNLLKDPSNDLHLGDITGVPVTFIFNPKGQLVKTLYGGQTAETLEQVLAENAQQKPRIS from the coding sequence ATGAGAATGATTCGAAAATTTCTGCTATCTACCCTTATTTTTATGGCTTCATCTTCTTTTAGCCTGACGAATGTTTTATTTGAAGATACCCATGGCCAAATTACCCCTTTTTCATCTCTCAAAGGAAAATGGGTGTTCATTAATTATTGGGCCGGTTGGTGTCAGACTTGTGTTGATGAAATCCCTGAATTTAATCGCTTTTATCAAAGTCACAAAAAAAAACAGGTGGCTTTATTTGCTGTCAATTTCGACGCGCTGTCTTTACGCGAACAAAAAAACTTAATCAAAAGGCATAAGATCAATTATCCCAATTTACTTAAAGACCCTTCTAATGATTTACATCTTGGCGATATTACCGGGGTACCAGTAACTTTTATCTTCAATCCCAAAGGACAGCTGGTTAAAACTTTATATGGCGGGCAAACGGCAGAGACACTGGAGCAGGTCTTAGCAGAAAACGCCCAACAAAAACCGAGGATCTCTTAA
- a CDS encoding sensor domain-containing diguanylate cyclase encodes MMIKPQKPKNEIQRLQALQNLNILDTKSEERFDCITRVAQNLFHVPIASVSFVDKEREWFKSKYGLQFEETPREISFGAHVILKEEIMIVNDALNDIRFKDNPLVLGNPEIRFYLGCPLKIKGLYNIGTLCLIDHKAQQFSDADIGIVKDLAAIVEAEFDAHCSTIDELTSLSNRQGLLPVGKQIIKRCNQFDRNLLLLYFDINNLKSINDKYGHDEGDKVLKIFAQQLLKNFRGSDAFARLGGDKFCVLCPGMFKEHLPKVMKRLQNKLLSVQTNYPIEFSMGAFAYDRAHHSITSLVEEAYEKLYEDKRRYH; translated from the coding sequence ATGATGATTAAGCCGCAAAAGCCAAAAAATGAAATACAGCGATTACAGGCTCTTCAAAATCTGAATATTCTCGATACCAAATCTGAAGAGCGATTTGATTGCATCACACGTGTTGCTCAAAATTTATTTCACGTACCGATTGCTTCAGTTTCATTTGTTGATAAAGAGCGAGAATGGTTTAAGTCCAAATACGGTTTGCAATTTGAGGAAACACCAAGAGAAATCTCTTTTGGCGCCCATGTTATTCTTAAAGAAGAAATCATGATCGTTAATGATGCCTTGAATGATATCCGCTTTAAAGATAATCCTTTAGTCTTGGGTAATCCTGAAATTCGGTTTTATCTAGGTTGTCCTTTAAAAATTAAAGGACTATATAACATTGGAACCCTATGCTTAATTGACCATAAAGCTCAACAATTCAGTGATGCTGATATAGGTATTGTTAAAGACTTGGCGGCAATAGTTGAAGCCGAGTTTGATGCCCATTGCTCCACCATCGATGAGCTCACCAGTTTATCCAACCGGCAGGGCTTGCTTCCGGTTGGAAAACAAATAATCAAGCGATGTAATCAGTTTGATAGAAACCTTTTATTGCTCTATTTTGACATAAATAACCTTAAGTCCATTAATGACAAATATGGGCATGATGAAGGGGATAAGGTTTTAAAAATATTCGCGCAGCAATTATTAAAAAATTTCCGTGGTTCTGATGCATTTGCTCGCTTGGGAGGTGATAAATTTTGTGTTTTATGCCCCGGAATGTTTAAAGAACATCTTCCCAAGGTCATGAAAAGACTACAAAATAAATTACTATCTGTTCAAACAAACTATCCAATTGAGTTCAGCATGGGAGCTTTTGCCTATGATCGTGCGCATCATTCAATAACTTCCCTTGTTGAAGAGGCTTACGAAAAATTATATGAAGACAAAAGACGTTACCACTAG
- the hflX gene encoding ribosome rescue GTPase HflX, which yields MFERPQGGERAILVQLAVPGIEAEEALAEFKELALSARADILDCVLGTRATPDAKYYLGKGKADEISQLVKALDAELVLVNHELSPSQERNLERLFECRVVDRSGLILDIFAQRARTFEGKLQVELAQLQHLSTRLIRGWTHLERQKGGIGLRGPGETQLETDRRLLRERIRSINKRLEKVRCSREQNRQSRRKADLCTVSLVGYTNAGKSTLFNALTGECIYVANQLFATLDPTMRKLDLPGSSAVILADTVGFIRDLPHHLVEAFRATLEETQQADLLVHVIDISDPHWRDSVFAVQKVLDELGVNDIPVIQVFNKIDLQEGWLPKIDYTEGFCKVWISAASDLGLDLLKEAIATQLHGVVLIENVVIKPTQAKLRAQLYQLGSVLTESISEEGDWILKIRITNAQKQRLFV from the coding sequence GTGTTTGAACGTCCGCAGGGTGGTGAGAGAGCAATTTTGGTGCAATTAGCAGTACCTGGGATTGAGGCTGAGGAGGCATTGGCTGAATTTAAAGAGCTGGCCCTTTCAGCACGTGCAGATATACTGGATTGTGTTCTAGGCACTCGCGCAACCCCTGATGCCAAATATTATCTGGGAAAAGGTAAGGCAGACGAAATTAGCCAATTGGTCAAGGCGCTGGATGCGGAACTGGTTTTGGTCAATCATGAATTATCACCATCTCAAGAGCGCAATCTGGAGCGATTGTTTGAATGTCGTGTGGTTGATCGAAGTGGGTTGATTTTGGATATTTTTGCTCAGAGAGCGCGTACATTTGAAGGCAAACTTCAAGTTGAACTGGCGCAATTACAACATTTATCCACCAGACTTATTCGAGGCTGGACTCATTTGGAGCGCCAAAAAGGCGGTATCGGCTTGCGTGGTCCTGGTGAAACTCAATTAGAAACAGATAGACGCTTATTGCGTGAACGGATCAGATCGATTAACAAACGATTGGAAAAAGTGCGTTGTAGCCGGGAGCAAAATCGTCAGTCGCGACGAAAAGCAGATCTGTGTACTGTTTCATTAGTGGGATACACCAACGCAGGAAAATCAACCTTATTTAACGCCCTGACTGGCGAGTGTATCTATGTCGCCAATCAATTGTTTGCAACTTTGGATCCCACCATGCGGAAATTGGATTTACCCGGCTCCTCTGCGGTAATTTTAGCTGACACGGTGGGATTCATTCGAGATTTACCGCATCATTTAGTGGAGGCATTTCGAGCAACATTAGAAGAAACCCAACAAGCAGATCTACTAGTGCATGTCATTGATATTTCTGATCCCCACTGGCGAGATAGTGTTTTTGCCGTACAAAAAGTATTGGACGAATTAGGTGTAAATGACATTCCAGTTATTCAGGTTTTTAATAAGATTGATTTACAGGAAGGATGGCTGCCAAAGATTGATTATACAGAAGGCTTTTGCAAAGTATGGATTTCAGCTGCCTCGGATTTAGGGCTTGATCTTTTAAAAGAAGCAATCGCTACTCAATTACATGGAGTAGTTCTCATTGAGAATGTAGTAATAAAGCCCACCCAAGCTAAACTGCGTGCTCAATTATATCAACTGGGCTCCGTATTAACTGAGTCTATTAGTGAAGAGGGTGATTGGATATTAAAGATTAGAATAACCAACGCACAAAAACAGCGGTTGTTCGTATGA
- the hfq gene encoding RNA chaperone Hfq has product MSKNHLLQDPFLNELRKEKVPVSVFLVNGIKLHGVVDSFDQYVVMLKNSITQMVYKHAISTVVPSRLVKIPMDEAATGEDAGTVAD; this is encoded by the coding sequence ATGTCTAAGAATCACTTATTACAAGACCCCTTTTTAAATGAACTACGCAAAGAAAAAGTCCCTGTATCTGTTTTTTTAGTTAACGGTATTAAATTACATGGCGTAGTTGATTCTTTTGATCAATATGTAGTGATGTTAAAAAACTCCATTACTCAAATGGTCTACAAACATGCTATATCAACAGTTGTTCCTTCTCGTCTTGTGAAAATTCCTATGGATGAAGCAGCAACTGGTGAGGATGCTGGAACTGTGGCAGACTAG
- a CDS encoding lpg0008 family Dot/Icm T4SS effector, which yields MTFTFEQIKQLENPYQELGTSDALAEHREELNKLSTKEKQNLASRMILACPQEELDNFGLAINSLKSETEDESFHTVISHAHEVKKRVLELLDPTQQCPYELLTNEEVNDELFTPFKDLALKILEKNESAIAVRLALTTPTHSRSQLAHHINNTFDHSELATKTANAFIVNREIERFLLGDKPELFFSSPEFNVDLCLEFTTLCSSLLKGHEQSIGEKLAQLDAKTRHDISRHLEMMCPKACDQQNPFRFIAQAMAANQEKEEEKQKQEIAVQTVKPIEVVTATSNPNGMFSSQLRARKNGPETALASSFKYESDSESNLEQDSWFSNCCGLFKG from the coding sequence ATGACCTTCACCTTCGAACAAATAAAACAGTTGGAAAATCCATACCAGGAACTTGGTACCAGTGATGCATTAGCAGAGCACCGCGAGGAGTTAAACAAATTATCAACTAAAGAGAAGCAAAATTTAGCTTCGCGCATGATATTAGCCTGTCCACAGGAGGAATTGGACAATTTCGGCCTTGCAATTAATTCATTAAAAAGTGAAACAGAAGACGAATCCTTCCACACAGTGATTTCTCATGCTCACGAAGTAAAAAAACGAGTGCTTGAATTATTAGATCCCACCCAACAATGCCCTTATGAGTTACTAACGAATGAGGAAGTTAATGACGAATTATTTACTCCTTTTAAGGATTTAGCCCTAAAGATTTTAGAGAAGAATGAGTCTGCCATTGCAGTAAGACTGGCTCTGACCACCCCGACACACAGTCGCAGTCAGCTAGCGCATCATATTAATAACACATTCGACCATAGCGAACTTGCGACAAAAACAGCTAACGCCTTTATAGTGAATCGAGAGATCGAGCGGTTTTTATTGGGTGATAAACCTGAGCTATTTTTCTCCAGCCCTGAATTTAATGTTGATTTGTGTCTGGAATTTACCACACTTTGTTCATCATTATTAAAGGGACATGAACAGTCCATTGGTGAGAAGCTGGCCCAGTTAGATGCCAAGACTCGCCATGACATCAGTCGTCATCTTGAAATGATGTGTCCTAAAGCTTGCGATCAGCAAAACCCATTTAGATTCATCGCTCAGGCAATGGCAGCGAACCAAGAAAAAGAAGAAGAAAAACAAAAACAGGAAATAGCTGTTCAAACTGTAAAGCCCATTGAAGTAGTAACGGCCACAAGTAACCCCAATGGAATGTTCAGCTCCCAATTGAGAGCAAGAAAAAACGGGCCTGAAACAGCACTGGCTAGTAGTTTTAAGTATGAATCGGACTCTGAGTCCAATTTAGAACAAGATTCCTGGTTTTCAAATTGTTGTGGTTTATTTAAAGGATAA